The genome window atttttcttcaaaaaatgaagaaaattttacccccattttttgtctttcacccCCTGGTGGAAGACTGAGGCATTGCAGATGACCTGTGGAGGTTTTTCTAGAAGTCCAAGATTATCTACAGGCGTCTGATGGGAGTTTTTAAGCTGCACAAAGTGGTTTTCTTTGAGTTGGTTCCAGTCAGATGTGTGTAGAGTAACACGACGTTTTGCTCAACCCAGAGAAGCACTATGTTAGgatttttttactcaagtaaaaaaatactcaagtaaaactTTGCCATACAAGAAATTAGCAAGGtgagagtaaaaaagtattccATCAAAATGCTACTCATGTACTTAGTAATTGTTTGATTCCGAcatctgatgtaatatttaaaagttatggcaacagataaacaaaaatctaaagtcATGTACACATTGTGGTATTTTAtagacaaaaggaaaaatatgcaaataagtaaaattattATAGGCAGAAGAAAGATTTAGCTTTTCCAAATCAGTCTGTTTCAACATAAACCTTAGAAAACTGATACTTAAAGTAAACGTAGCTAGTTACTGCTCACCTCTGGTCCCAGTAAGTGAAGCATAGAAATAGTTGGTCGTTTATCCAAACGAGTCTTTAATTGGGACATTTACCACAAATCAAATCATTAGAATACTCACTTTTCTGGTCACtgacaaaaagtaaacatgaaaaaacatctaaaaaaaaaagacaaagcatcaccacaaataaatacagcactgagctttttattttgaccCTTCATTAAGATAAACATATGGCTTAATATGTTTCACACTATCAGTTGAGAAAAACTGCCAGTGTTCTCGCAAAAGTGTTGTTAGTAAATTATTAAGTGTGCAATTTGATTTTTAAGTCATacagataattatttttattgggatattatttaaaaaaaatgtatcttaacATGTGACTTATgatacaaattttttttattattattttcctaaatcTTTCAAATTAGCAGTTCAAACAAAATTCGACTATGTCTTAAGTTGAGCTTTAAACGGTGTTGTGCAAGTATCAAAATCAAAGTGGCAACTAAAGCAGGTtgtaataatttttcttttttgctttttagcattattttaaaggagttagattatttttatatagttttaagTATTTGTTAATAGCATAGTGAACACTGTGGGATTTCTTTCCAGGTTGTCATAGTGAGAGACTCCTCCATGCCTGCAGGCCACACGTCGGTAAACAACCGTCTCATTTTTAGGTCTGCCTTGTACATATTCACACCAACTCAGCCCGTTTACCTCATTTTACCATCTGGCACCAGTTCAGGGCTTGTCTGTTTGCTCTTCAATAATACTGAAAAATACATTGGGAGGGCCTGAAAAGCTCCCGTCTGCTTTTAACTGCAGCCGAAAGAGCTGTTTGTATCCGAGTTTAACGGCGTCCTGTTGTTTTGAATGCGGAGAGGCAGCCAAGCTGTCCCCCCTCCTCCAACATCCTTTGTATAatggaacaaaataaatctcCATTTGAGAATTTTAAATTTATCCTGATTATGAAAccaaaacaggacatttttcctaaataaaacatttaaaaaccagcTTCTTTTGGCCTGGAAAGCAAAGCAGAGTCCTGCAGGGCTTCTGGATGGAGCTGCAGAGTTTCCTTGCAGACCATCAAGGAGTCGGTTAATAATTAATTGTTTGGCTTATCATTCAGACTCATAGACAGCATGTGCCTTTATTCTAAAGTGTTACCAGATTCCTGCTGCTCCCCCCCCTCCCGTGTTGGGATACTTGACGAGACAGTCACTGTAACTGAAAGCATTTGATTGCGGCTTAATTTATTGAAGCTTCTGTCCTCACTCTCGTCATGCTGCTGACTTCATGACGGCCAGGGGGCGCCAGAGCAAACTGTGTTGAATGTGTTTCTGCTCAAACATCACAAGCTTCTGTGTGGGATTACCAAAAACGACAAAGTTGGATCTCCTCCTGGTTTCCCTCtaatgttgttattattattatttcttttttttttttttttttttggctctttaACAGTGAAACTCTGGGAAAGCGGCTCCTCTCTTTGGTCATCCTCACCTTAACTTAAAGGGAAAAAGTGTTTATATTCTGTCAGTATGGGAAAACCCTGAAAACTGAGCGTTCAGATCCGAACGTGAGCCGTTCGATGTCCTCTCAtatgcttctgttttttgtgtgtgtgtgtgtgcgtcacTTCAGAGcgaaaggaataaaaataatttatatattttttagaaaacggaagttgtaaaacaaaaaaaaaaagaaaaaaaaaagacgactGTGGCCAATAAAGAGTCTCACACAACAGAAATGATCTCCTTAGACGGACTCGAGTCGACATCTGCACTCACTGCCTTATTAACAGGTTTCACAGCTCCAATctgagagacagaaaaacttgttttaacaaaaaaaaaatcagataaataaaaaaagaggcttTTCATGGAGGGAAGGAGGAAGACGGTGTACAGTAGACCCATGTCAGTTTGTACAAATTTaccaagtgaaaaaaatatttattacctGCATTGGAAGAAATTGTTTACTTATTGAATGTTACTTGTTTATGTAGAAAAGTAGATGTAATAAAATGCATTCTGCTACATCTGCGtgtttcaatttatttctggagtttttttttttttttttttttcatttaaaaaagaagctaatttatctcttgctgaaaagttgctgtTCGGttgattttgtcttatttcaatctTATCAaccacttggtaagattttctaCTAGTGTTTTCCTTCATTGTGtctgttcttcattcttttcttcctttctctctttccttctttaTGTCCATCCTTACATTTTCCTCCCTTTTGTTCATTGTTTCTGTCCTTACTcccttcatgttttctcttgttGTTCACTTTATCATTTCCTCTTTCCAATTTCCTTCCTTCTATGTGTCCCTTCATGatccttttccttctttcttttccgTTTTGTCCTCTTTTTCACCACCTTTCTTCCTTCccgtctcttttttttcagatgtcatATGATAgtgaattttgtattttgaatgtAAAGCACTGAAAACTGGAGTTGGAGTTGAGTCTGGAAACGTCTGGCATTTTTACAGAGATGAATGTGGATGACCTTTCTCTGTCGCTTGGCCACTGGGTGGCAGCAGTGAGTTGTTGATGaactttcagtttattttgaaggggaCTCACTCAGTTACACATCCAATGTGCGGCTTCAGGTACAACTTATCTAACAATGTCATCTCATCATCATTTATCCATTAGATTTAAACGAAACCATTtacggtttttttttttgttttgtttgttgttttgtttttttatgcttatgGAGAAGATTATTTGCGCTCGTTTGCGCGCAAGCCTGATGGTTCCAGCCTGCATGCTGCTCACCAATGAGCATCTAACCCCACCCATAGTctaaaacagagagagagggggagagagagagacggtgGGTGGAACTGTCCTGTCATCAGGAGCCGCAGGGTGTCATATTAAACGATTGTGCGTCTTGAAGAGGAGATGAGAAGTTGGGATGGCAGCACTCCAAGCTGCGGCTCTGTTTGGGAATAAACGTTCAGGCGTTTAAATTAAACCTCCCCTCCCCAGATGCTGACAGTATGAGTGAAGTCAATGAGAGCGTCTTTCTGAACAGGTCACTGAGGCCGGACCTCTTCAGCAACCTGGAGGACATCGACGTGACGGCTGACGGAAGTCCGGTCCTCAGATTCCTCATCTGCCTCGTCTACTCCGTGGTGTGCGCCGCGGGGCTGGTTGGCAACCTGCTGGTCCTCTTCTTCATCAGGGTCACACAGGAGCGCAGGAAGTCCAGGGTCAACTTCTTTGTGCTCAACTTGGCGGTGACGGACCTGCAGTTCGTCCTCACGCTGCCCTTCTGGGCCGTGGACACCGTCATGGACTTCAGCTGGCCGTTCGGAGACGCGATGTGCAAGATCATCCTGTCGGTCACCGTCATGAACATGTACGCCAGCGTCTTCTTCCTCACCGCCATGAGCGTGACCCGCTACTGGTCGCTGGCCTCGGCTCTGAAGAACCGAACCGTGCAGAGGTCGTGCTCCGCCAAGTGGGTGTGCGCGGTGATCTGGACTCTGGCGACCGTGGCCACCGCGCCGACGTCGATTTTCTCCACGGTCACCAACGTGACGGGAGAGAAACTGTGCCTGCTCAGGTTTCCGGGCGGCCAGTACTGGCTGGCGGTTTACCACATCCAGAAAATAGTCGTGGGTTTTGTTCTACCCATGTCCATCGTGTCGGTCAGCTACTTCATGCTGCTGCGCATCATCCGCAAGCGCAGCATGAAGACCAGCAACCCCAAACGGAGATCCCAGGTGACCAAGTCCATCACCATCGTCATGCTGTCGTTCTTCTTCTGCTGGATGCCGAACCACGCCATCACCCTGTGGAGCGTCCTGGTCAAACTGAACTTTGCCAACTGGGACAGTGCGTATTACATCGTCCACACGTACGTGTTCCCGCTCACCGTGTGCCTGGCGCACACCAACAGCTGCCTGAACCCGATCATTTACTGCCTCATGAGGAAGGAGTTTCGGGACAAACTGCGGGGTCTGGTCCGCAGGACatagtggttttaaaggctcaGGGAGCGACTTAATGACGCGCGTAATGTGTTCGGCAAACTGTAACCAAGGCGCACCGGATGCGCAAATCGGAACCCATCAGCTTCTGGTCGCTCATTTTTATGATGAGATTGTTCTGACTCGTTCAGAGCTACATGAATGTTTTACgttaaattataaagaaattaatttgctACGTTGCTTTCTGAATATTTATGcgtcaaaaaaataattaaaaaagtcGTCCACGGGTCGTGCGTAAAAAGGCGTCACAATCATCCGTGTATTATTGTGCTTTTGATATTACTGGGCAGATAATGTGTGGTGAGTCGCTTtccattttcatgttttaactaTAAGTGCATTTATAGAAAGCTGATGGAGCCGTGCGCATCAGTATTCtcccccaccaaaaaaaaaaaaaaaaaaccagctaAAATGATTATTGTAACTAGGCAGCAAAACCTCGTGTGTGCCAATAAAGCACAGCAAGTTCggactattttatttatttatttttttgtccaagtGTCTTAAAGAGCGATGACAATcacatatttttgctttagtcAAAGTTTGATATGATAGAAACGGCGAATAAAATCTATGTAAACAGAGCTGAGGGGCTCAGACATAAGCAGTACGCAGCggaaatagactttaaaatggGCACCGATATTCCCCTCGGTGTGACGCATCACAGGAAATTAGTTACATGCACGCGCTAAACGCGTACATGCAGTGAAATGACTGGGTTAGCCATTGACTGAACTGAATGTATAATGCAACGACTTGACTAGAAAGAGACCAATTACCAACAGCCTCATTTTGTGCCACATTCAGTGCTgcgtttctttctttcttttctattttttttatttaaaaaatgtctggctTTGTTAAAAACAAGACTTTAGTTACCTTCACTGACTCTCATCTGAGATCCTTACCTCAGAGACATTTTTCTGACTCAtttgaactgaaaaaataaaaattacacagACATGAAAAAGCATTTGAGTACTGATGTCCGTCCACTTTGGTCGTTACCAATTCTTTGCAGATTAGTCTTTTcaagtgtaaaagaaaaacaaaaaagatctttgtaaattaattttccatCTGATCTTAACCTGTTAAAGTGACTTCCTTCGAGGCCATGCATtcttttggaaaatgaaaaagagtaGTTGGTAAATGACTTGCCGAGCACACACGCAGACGCAGACACACATTGGAAGTGAAATAATTAACCAGGCACTAAAGTTCATGTTAAGTTCATGTTAATGAAATATGGCTGAGGCCTGGGAGTGGATGACAGTCATCAGAGGAAGAGCAGCGCATCCAAAAGTCGTCTTGCACGTTTGTCACATCACGTCTACAAACTTCAATATGGTTTACTGATGTTTTATGATGatgcataatttttaatttaatgtgttcACAACTGAAGGAAAAGGTAAAGTGTGGCGTTCGTTTGTACTAAACCCCCTCGAATCATTTTTCCACTACATTTCCAATAATTTACCACACGAGAAATTGCTTTGATCTAAGCCATTCTTTTTGCAGCACTGGCTGCGTGTTTAGAGTCacagtttttcagaaatgtgaATATCTGCTGTAGTtgcataacagaaaaaaaagatttttattttatttattttttggattccCACCTgcgaatctctgcagctcctccagagtcgtgtacctcttggctgcttcttctTGCCTGTCAGTTTAGGCGAACAGGAACGCTCGGGTCCGTCTGCAGTTTCTGCTTTCGGTTGATTGCTTGAGCAGAGCTCTGTTGGACGGTCGGAGCTTTCTAaagtgttttcctgctttaaacttcGCTACAGCTGTCTGCTGCGTTCCCTGGTCTTCgttatgctgtttgttctctaattcTCTCCAAGGAACCTCCGAGGCTTCAGGAGTTGTCTGTCGCAAGGCCATGAAATACGAGAGAACACACCGAGAATTACAAAATATAAGGTAAATAATTGTGAGACATAATCCCTAGTCAAGTACAAAACTTATAAAACATGGTTGTAAAAGTGGCTACTGTCCAAAGGAAGAGAATGGACCACAATCACACTCTGAAAGCCCAAACCAACACCTTTTCCTTCATACTTTGCTTCCAGGGGTTCGGACattcagctgaaaataaatgttcaattgCTTTTGTTGATTTCTGAAGGTCTTTATTGTGTCTTTCTTTaggcaattatttattttcatttctttactAACATCTTTGTTGGGTTTCCTTCTCTTATACCGCTGAAAATTGAACTATGAATCATTCATACTCCAAGCAGCGATAGGTTTTTTATCTCCATCAGCATTTAGCTGATGGCATCCTGTCATAAAAGATGCGTCTAATTTGTTTGGATCAATCTGTGAGAAATGCCTCAGATTTCCAGTTTGACAAGCACCtataataactttatttatcaaAACGTGAGATGAAGTAAATGAGTCAAATAACAGGATAATAATTTTTAAGCTTGTTAGaaatagaagaaagaaaacatcagacTGAAAGATACTATTTAGCAAATGACTGGAGAATCTGGAGTTTATCACatcagacagaaaatctgaatttgtgtccaaatgtaaaacattaggGTACAGCTGACCCTTCCTCTCTGTCCTTGCACTGTGAAGTACAAGAGAGGTAGACCAGTTGCACAGTGGAGTTCTGAGCTGCTCCACTGTGCAACATCGAAGGGACTCTGTCATAATTTTTTGAGCtgcaaaaatgatgaaaatataaaGGCAGGAAAGATCCATCAGATTTTAATCCACTCCGCCATCTGGAAGTTGGCTGATTGGTGAGATCTTAATTTTTCTGCATATGCTGGTCTCAGATACGCCGTCGTCAGAATAAAAGCTTCTCCAGACCAGAAtgtaaaacaaccaaaaagtcTACAACTCACCTGCAGCCTTGCAGAGCACGTCACTGAACCAGCACAGGACCATCgtgatgcagagcagagacaGCCGAAGCCTAGAGGAGGGCTATAGACATCCTCCTGGAAGcttgtgtgggcgtgtgtgtaaCCTGCATGGACGCAGCCAATCCTTTTAGTCGTGTGTGAGAACACTGCATGGATTTCAGGAAAAATCGGTGAccgaaaaaaaagaaaaacacagaattggTTTGGAAACAGGACCAGCTCAAACTATGATAACCATCTGCGATTATTTGGGCAAAATTGTTTCGAAAACATCTGTTCTGGTCAATGATTTATCAAGTTcagacaatttttttccccccactacAAATTTCAGATGGGCTGGAAGAGTCATAATCTCAGCCCTACCAGCAAACGTTGCTGATCAGGATCAGACTCTGAACTTGTACAATTTTAGTCTTTTGCAACCAGAATATAAATTGTGTGCTTCAGAAACATCACGAGCTTCTTGTCCACCGTTTTGCTGCCTAATGCCAGCGGTAACTACGGTGATGTCATCATCCTAAATGCAtgcaaagtaatgttttttttcagtgaacttgaaagaagaagaagaagaaggaaaaaaagaaaaactaaatgttcagaAATCCAGTGGAAGTAGAAATCATTAACCGCTCGGTAAACCTTCATTAGTGGAAAAATTCACCACCGGATGGTGATTTAAAAAGGTCTGGAGTTAAGAGATTGTTTTTCAGCAGTTTGTTTCTCAGACTAAAGTTTCTTGAGTAGCTGCTGACAGAAAATGAGCCTCTGAGCTCTTTCAAAGTGCCAAATAAAGTGCCGAAAGCAGCGAAACATCTGGGGTTTTGTCTGCCTCCTAAACTCCCCTATATTAACTCAGGAAGAAAGTATTTTGTTCAACCATTCTTTGGTCCCTGAAGAAACTATATAGGCtcggctttttttttattcacgaGAAGCTCGTTGAGAAGGCCTCTTGTTTAGACCATGATTCGATATTTTTTTAATCGTGTAATTGTAGTAGCTCCAATTTCATCATATATAGTTGCATTAAAAAGCACGCAATTAATATGAACATCTATGTCCAAGATTAATTTATGCAAATCTCTGAGGAGatacatttcataaaaataacCACAAGGACAAACTCAGAAGCCAATACTTTCACCTTTATTAATCTTGTTCtcattgtttaaataaatttttcttctgtaaaatctcAAAACGAAAACACTGAACAGGAGTGTTAGAGCCTGTTTTAAGACAAATACACAACAAACCATTGTATTTTTAGCTCATTGTTATCATGCATTTGTTTAGTTGCTGCTCCTGTTTCCAGTTTTCCTAgaaacaaattgaaataaaaaaggaggaagttTGAAACTTTACACATTCATCAATTCCCAATAGGCAATTtataaatgtctaaaataaatgtagtaaaaatttaacaggaaaacaaatttaataaaccAGGAGCCTGCATTGACATAACTGTAGTATAAAACAGCTTTCATCGAGTCAGGACTTAAATCCACAACCACATCAGCTTAACGGGGCTCAGCTCTACGTCTGAGTCTGACCTTGAAAATCACTgcgtctgtgtttttctttcaatttttcaTCCTGTGGCAGCTCTGCTCTGTGTGTAGGTGATACACAAATATAAGGTATATAGGGGCAGGTTGTGGCTTAATGAGCTCTCCTCTCTGTTGTAATCCGGTGGAATGACCTTTAAAGAGcatcataatcatattttattctgatgGAAATGTAAACGTGTTGTAAAGAACGTAACCCTGAGATCTGCTTCAATCtaacagttattattattattattaacctgagaaaaatatttttctcatataTAAGGCAATATATTGCCTTATATTGAAGTCAagcaacttttttaaaaaaaacttgaggaGTCCTTCCTTTATGgctcatcattttttttaagtttgttttttaactgtcACTATGGTGTGATAGTATAACACgagacagacaatctgtgaaaaaatatgcatacacgagttgattggcagcactaagaccctcctcctggctctgattggttgcttgaCCGAGCGGCAGTATGACCACAGGGAGgaagcagaggagcttgatttttttcccccccacagattatctgtcttaaaaatatactttcacAACATAGTGACGGCGTTTTTATAAAgattacatactgcagctttaaaatgctTAATGCAAATGAGACGGTGATTAAATCCCACAGAAGGTGATTCCTGAGATTGTTGCTACTTAGTGTTTAACACAATGTTCTTCTTCATCAGCTTGTACTGACTGAACTTTTCCctatcttttttaattttattttttattttacaatttttttctgctaTCCACGTAAATGTCTGTATGAAGCTGCTGTTGGGTTCTGCAAACTCCATTCGGGTTAGTGTAAGTCTGCAAGAGATCCGTGTAACTCTGTGATGCAATGTCCTGTGAAGTGGGGGAAACCTGGAGCCGGGGGCTGAGCTGACACACAGGTGTACAAGGCCAAGTTTCAGACTTCAGCATCAGTGAACGTAAACCTATTATACATTGGAGGTTTCCTCTCACTACTTTTAACCATTTACTTTTATACTTATTGCTTTGATGTATAGAACAGAGGGCGGTGCAGTGCCAAAGTGTTTTCAGGCTGAATAAAGAAACCGGAAACTACTCCAGACGGTCAGGGATGATGCTGCGTCCctgctccagcacacctgaatcaaatcaGTGGTATGTTACCAGGCATTTGCTAAACTTTGCTAAAGAGGTCATTCAGTTAGTctgaaaaactgcaggacagatTTCAGGACTAGCGTTGGAGACCCCTGATCCACATGAGcaagagaaaactaaagagacAGAACTCCAGCTCTTTGGAATTAAGTTTATTTGagccttccttttttttttttcctcagccAGAAAGCTGAATGCTGGGCCGTCCAGTGACACTATGACCCAAAACCTACTGCCAACGCAATAAAGGAGTgattgcagtaaaaaaaaacaacaaaggtgTTAGGACCTCAAGTCCACAGAAAATCGTAAAGAGTCCAAGCTTTTAATTGCTAAACTACTGTAGCTCTGACTGTTAGTTTCTGCTTTGATGTGTTCAAACCTGCTGACCAAATGCGTGATGCACCTTTTTTCTGTTGTACAGAGAAGCAACGACTTCTCCAACCATATTGTGTTTGTTTGGCACTTATTTCAGCCAGTGACATGCAAATCATTTCATATTCTGCAATGTGTTTATGATTGATGTTCTGTctaagtcataaaaaaaaaataaagagaatgaTTAATGCGGGTGAGCAAAATTCAGCAGATGATCCAATTCCCATGCTCTATTGCATGTCTAGCAGCTTATCATGACCCAAAGCAATGTATGAGATGAAGAAGGAATTGACTCTCATGTCTCTCTGCCTGAGCAGAAACACATAAACCCCCTAAAACAATCAGGTTACCGACTCTCAGGAGCAGCTCTCTCTTGAAGGGCCGGTCTAGTCTCGAAAATGGCGTCTCTTGACATTTTGATAAGCGTTTCTAGTGTTTGCAGGTGCTTTAATCATGACCAGGCGCTCAGGTCTAATAAAGGTCGTCTCCTGAGCCGTGGAGGGCGTTGACATTTggacaaaacattaaaagtgcTGATGAGGTCCGCCCACAGGACATTAAACAAGTCTCTGCTCGCTGCGGAAGAGCACGGTGAATTAAAGGAAATACTTAACAAATATGTGCACAGTGTTGGTGCTCAAAGTGGATCTTTGCTGTGATTAGTGGCCGGGTTTCCATAGTAATTAGGGATGCGCAATATAATGGCATCAACATCAGTATCCGCTGGTtttaggatttgtttttttaccgtATCTGCTGATAAGTAAAACTGGATTGATATTAACAATCAATGTCTATATCcaatttgttgctgtttgtgttgctgaaGAGACATTGGGTGACGCAGCACAGGATTATGGGACGTCTAAATGAAGCTGGGAAGCAATGGAGGCAGCGTGGTCGCTTTTATACGCTGTCAAAAAcataggttaaaaaaaagagtaatatTGGTAAATGTCAGCTGTCGGCTTtaacagcagtattaatatTGGATATCAATATTGGCCTACATTTTTGTATCGGTCAATTCGTAGTATCACAATAACAATCCTatagaaacaaaaccaaacatggagtGAACGCAGCAGGAATCAACTCTGCCTTTCATACAAACTTTTCCATAAGCAGCTCATTTATTCTGCATTAAATATCTCCAAAATTGAAATCCCACAAGTTCATGATGGAGTTCTTTGGTCTCACATTTTCATTTGGTGTCTATTAACCTCCACTTTGGGCCgttattgtaataaataaataaatactggagatatttgaaatttgttgaaatttaaaacttGATTCAAAACTCAGTAACCCCCAGAGGAGactcatttctgctgctagtaCCATAGATCCAGTTCTTTCACACACCATCCTCTCATTTCAGGTACTTTATATGCTGCTGACACCTGCTGCAGTACAAGACGAAGGTCCACTCAGAGACGGCAACAAAACATCGTTTAAACCGAGGCAGAGACTCTGAGGTTCCTGAGCCAGACGCTCTCCTGTCCTCAACAAGCCCTTAACATTCTGCCcatgaaaaccacaaacacaatTGGACACAAGGACCAAACCTGCTAGAGTCTGTGCCTAGAATGAGGCTGTGATCTCACTTAGAGTGCAGGACAAGTTTGTTGTCTATtccaatatatataaaaaaataaataaaaggctggAGATGTGACAAATGCTGGAGGGAAGCTGGGCTGACAAAAGGAGCACCGAGTTCTCTGATCTTGGATGTTATACAGGGAAGAATAATGGGCAGAGATGAATGTAACAGCATATGGCGGTGAGATTTATTGCATTTTCACTTCTGCGTGCAGACACTGTGTGGGTAGCGAAGCAGTGGAGCTGAGGAGAGGTTGATTACTTCAACCCACCTATCTGTACTTTCACAATCAGGCTGGAATGGTTTCAGACTCTGGAGTGAAGGGAAGGAACATCAGCATGAAaacctttctttctttgtttcttgtcTTCTTTCCATAGGGAACTCAGTAGGGTTCACAAAATCCATCCTCTGCAGGACTCACTGTGTTACGCCAACAACAGGATACGTGTCCGGTTCTGCTCCAAAAGTGGCCACATCACTCAGGCATCCGCTGCGTAAAACCTGCCCAATCTCGAATGAGAAGGATTTGCATTTTGCATGCACTGAAAAAACTCACGTTAGACTGCCGTTCCTGGGTTTTAATCTGCTGGTAGCACAATTAATACGTCAATAAATAATTGTTGTAGTTTAAGCCCCGGAGTCGTCCAAAGAGTGAAAAGGTGCCTGTCAGTGGAAATGTCATTATCCACAGGAGTCCCCTCATGGTTGCTTCCTTTTATCTGTTCTCCGCAGCGACTGCTACAGGAAATCCAGAAATCTGCTGATGATTCTGTTATGCTTCTTCTGAGTGATGAGGTTCAGTCGTCAGCCGGCTACTTGTGAATTTGTTGACTGAGTCAGGGGGACGTTTTCATGTCACCCGGACATTTTATTCGCTGTAAAATAACAGGGTGCACAGCAGCTCCCACTAAGAAGCCTTTTTTCTATCCTGCCTCGCTTCACCCATCTCCTGCACTCAGCTTCAGCTCTCCTCCCCCCTCTGGCTCTGACGTCTGTTTGGTGCGGCAGCTACAGAAACTCCTCCACCACCACAaatatacttgttcatgttgtAAAAGTTTTTACTGCAAACTCAAAAAGAACACCCTTTAGCGGGGGAAAGTCTGAGGTATTGGAGAAGCCCCTGGTCCAAAATACGATATAATACCGGTGCCATTTAGATGAAATATCCATGTTTAGTTTCACAACTATTGGTAATTCTCAATGGATTTCAACATGACATCATTCCCAGATTCAAGTTCTGACCTGGGAGGCCAAACAAACATAGCATTAGCTTGGTTGTGCTAGCGGCGTGTTCCTGTTAAGTGGGAGAGGCTCCTTGTATGCTGAAGAACGTCCTGGATGCCACCATCACTTGTTGAcgagctctgctaatccacctcatttgcttttgccattCCTCTTTAAATTTTGATCTGGTTGTACAAGTAAAA of Xiphophorus couchianus chromosome 4, X_couchianus-1.0, whole genome shotgun sequence contains these proteins:
- the LOC114143279 gene encoding relaxin-3 receptor 1-like; this encodes MSEVNESVFLNRSLRPDLFSNLEDIDVTADGSPVLRFLICLVYSVVCAAGLVGNLLVLFFIRVTQERRKSRVNFFVLNLAVTDLQFVLTLPFWAVDTVMDFSWPFGDAMCKIILSVTVMNMYASVFFLTAMSVTRYWSLASALKNRTVQRSCSAKWVCAVIWTLATVATAPTSIFSTVTNVTGEKLCLLRFPGGQYWLAVYHIQKIVVGFVLPMSIVSVSYFMLLRIIRKRSMKTSNPKRRSQVTKSITIVMLSFFFCWMPNHAITLWSVLVKLNFANWDSAYYIVHTYVFPLTVCLAHTNSCLNPIIYCLMRKEFRDKLRGLVRRT